The sequence ATACTCTAACTTCAGCTTTTACTTTATTTCCTCAGTGAAGAAGAGCTGGACTGAGAGCAGAAGATACTGCACAGAGAAAGAAGGTCATAAGGTCATAAAGGTGTTTTAAATGAACTGAGTggtttatttttcttgtaaaGAGATACGATCGCTTTATAtgataaactgatttttttaacagattaatttgcttttattcacatataaacacacatacattttatgaCGCCTTTATGACTTGTTTGGATCTTCTAAATTTTGGTTAAATGGACTGTCACTCGAGGGAAAGATAGTCTTCAGGTTTCATTATAAagaaatcttaatttgtgttttgaagataacCAAAATCTGATGGATTTGAAttacaagagggtgagtaaatgatgatttccTTGAAAAATAAAGCTACAGATGTTGTTTTTCCAgtgaatttgatgttttaaaaaagcacCAAATATCAGGAGATATATAATGCTGACCTTGCAttctaatgtatttttcaaatttgtCCATATATGAGGgctgtcttttctttttctttttttccagttaaTGCAAGTTCATCTGAACTGTGAGTGGCTTTTTTCAATGGCACATGGATGTTAAATTTCTTGGATGATAGTTCTATGTTATACTACAAAGCAGGGGTGTCCgaactctgtcctggagggccggagtcctgcagagtttagctccaacccttagTAAACACCCCTGAACCAGcaaatcaagctcttactaggcattATAGAAACATCCAGTCAGgagtgttgaggcaagttggagctaaactctgcaggacaccggccctccaggaccgagtttggacgcCCCTGCTTTAAACCATGTAGTTTAAAAGGTATTTTCACTATTAACTGTTGTAAATTCTTCCTCAAATTTCTTTTCAATGCTTAAAGTGGAAATTATGTCACTGAGTGTTTAAGATTTCACTGTGGTGTgttctttaatttttgtttttttgactttagatttgaaattagattttttttttctttttttttctttttttttgaatgtttgaaggtttgatcaaacttcatttttttttcagtcgagAAAAATTAAACCCATTACTTTTAACAAGATGAAGAAATTGTTTTACTttgatccaaataaataaataaataaattcatgtgtgtgtgtgtgtgtgtgtgtgtgtgtgtgtgtgtgtgtgtattaagggTGTGACAAGACACTTATTGCACAAGACGAGatgagatttttagactttttttaaagaaattctcaatgatgaaatatatacggaaaaattgtcttttattcaactgaaaaacacaaaatgcaaaaaatgtaggcGCATTTTAAAATCAGcttgtgctttatgaaattaaacttctattatatagctatataatataatatatctattatatgcagcaataaaaaacatgtaaactatagctgcatgattctggataaactgagaatcattgttttatatataaattagagATCACGATTTTCTGAAGAAATTCTCATTTcacaattttgaagaaaaaaagattagaaaactaaacaaaataatataatttactagtggttttgacaaaatgttcattgcttaagtatttaataaaatgattaatttgaaaaaaaaaaatgaaggagtcAGTGTCCTCAATTCATAAAGACTTGTTTCACTGTTCCTCCCTgaatctcctgaatgaatgattcaatgacaaataacttttttttaaatgggccAGTTGTCGCCACCCCTCCTGGAGGAAGAGTATAAGCGTTACAATACATACACGTGTTAAGATCATTTCGTTTTGAATCCTACTGGagagaataagtgtttataaCCCAAAATATCAActttaaacgattaattgtgcagctctaatgtaaactgcaaattgttttgcgaGGATATCGTCACGTTCTCGCAAGACAAGCAGGATCATTCACATccctatagaccccttaatcgcctacgctctagctggaggcaaaacataaggaagaagtcatagcaggcgcgctaaaagtttgaggttttgactttaaaatgtcgtcttgtgttgtgttttttggctgCCAGAGATTgaagaacagcacttttggttcaaaaacaaagtttcaaccggatcccggccgacattccttcacagataTCAAGAAGAAAATTGtgggttgaatgcaatacggcgtacagactagacagagacgatcataaaataatgctcgtgtttgcagtgcacacttcatattaggtaaaataatctatgcatatgtactggtgtgttggttttatctagtacaaatcagcaagtttatgttttataggtgaaaagttgCCAatcttcagcgcactagctagcttaaatgttaaacaaacatacagcgatagatgtgtgtgccatcctttgaatggtctcttaaaataatccacattgctaatcatagttagcccagcgataggttacattagacaataagccttgacaaaattcctcaaaccacccgaaagtaattcatatgttgtctaggaaatatccaaaacctggttaaaatgtttccaatgagaacaagatacaactacaccaggcttagctaaaaataaataaattaagctactgtaatgttatccactcgtcattatattttggtcagataaccagtttggtcagtgaactgagtgatcaactgaattaattgataaatgtatgctaactcccactttttttattattattattattttttattttttttttgtcacggtcccgcagagtcagtgactgtacatatttgGACAGTTCCGACCCTTCTTCTgtatccatgtttaataaatccctcctaaaacgtgctagtttacgcttgtcaacattgcgtccgcgcctctttttgcctccagctaagccccgcccacccggagacgttgcaatgtttacaaacttttaagtggtctatatattatttatacatttaatttaaaatatattcttagtTTACTGAGTTTCAGTTAATAAAacttgaagaatatcatgttatgacttcaaaacaatattatgctgggagatttgaaaactgatgctctTGAAAGTTAACATCACACAtatcatatctatgggttttcataggcGGCAAGTTTGTTCAGTATAGCTCACGGAGTACGGAGACGTActtgagaggtgaggagctcTGATTCAAATCCTGTGTAATCCCAGTTTGACAGAACTGTTCAAATCTGCGTATAAGGCAGTTGAAATGGCACAGTTGCATCAACAAGGGTTTTTTATATCAGTTTCGCATTTGTTAACACTGTCGGgtgggtttagggttaggtttgGTGTAGCTAGGACATATTTCCAACACAATAGAGCGTTAACTTTTAGCAACAGTTcacggatatttgaattctgaaccgctgCAATACTtaccagaagcaacataataaaaacactgcaatacGTACCTATatcatcgtaaaaaaaaaaacgtgccaaGGTTTACGTATTGAACCTGTGTATTAGCGCCACTCGGTGGACATTTCTCGTTGAAACTGTGGTGAAAtgtgcagtaaggtacgtaaaaacGGTGTTGCACAAAAAGTACACAGAGGTAGGCtacgtatttttatgagaccaggttgatTTTTGGTGTTAAGAGCCAACACTCAGATTTCAAAAGAGAAATTCAGAATTCTGATATTATAATACTACAAGAAACATGGAATGTAAGAGATTTTCACACTGGCTGCCCAATTGGGTTTAGAGAAATAATTTTACCATCAACCAAACTAAGAGGGGTGACACAAAGACTcaggggggatgctgataaagTACAGAACAGAACTCATAGACTCAATCAAATCTATAAAAATTGCACCTTCCACAGACCGCCACATATTCTTGTGTGCCACATACTTACCCCCGGCTGAATCTCCCTATTACAATGAAGAAAACTTTTCTGTCTTGCAAGACACGATCTGCCATTTCAAGACAAAAGGAGTTGTTTTAATATGTGGTGACTTAAATGCCAGAAATGGAAATGAACCCGATTTGTCAACACACAAGGAgacaaatatattacaaacacCCGCCACTCTCTGCCCTCATATCACCTCAGAAATAATTATGACAACTTCACAAACAAAAGTGGGAAAAGCCTACTACAGCTCTGTCAATCACTGGGCCTGTATATAGTGAACGGTCGCATGCGAGGAGACTCTGGTTGTTATACCTTAAATTATTTTCTTGGTAACAGTAATCTAGATTATTTCATCACAGACATTGATCAAGTGCATCTCAGAGCATTCACAGTCAGTCCTCAAACATCTAAAACGaactcaaaacaataaaattagcAGACAGCCCTCTCATTTACTAAGGTTACATCAATCCTacaaatggacaaaaaaacagcaaagaaaacTATAAAAGTGCAATAGAAAGTCAAACTATCAAATTACTATTGGACAAATTTATaattaacacatattcacaaaataaagtGGGCATAAATATGGCACTAAAGGACATTACAGATATATTCCAACAGTCAGAGACTGGACAGATAGAGGAGCAGATTtgatcatcataaacaacagagaggaacaagtgagtgagtgagtgagtgagtgtgtgtgtgtgtgtgtgtgtgtgtgtgtgtgtgtgtgtgtgtgtgtgtgtatgtgtatgtgtatgtgtgtgtgtgtgtgtgtgtgtctggtctgGTATTCACTATGTTGTGGGGACAAAAGTTCCTCACAAAGCTAgtaatacacacattttttatcaAGATAGGCTTATCTTTATTAATAAAGCTTTAAAGTGAGTAACTTACACATGTATCATATTTGTTGTCTTGTTCTCAGTCCTGTAACTTCCATTTAACAAGAAGACTAAAGGAGCTAAGAGTATACTACCATCAAATTTATAATAGATCATTACTCATAAATAGTGAAACTCTTAGATgtcattaaataaagacaaatacatGCAATTAGTGATCAAATTTTTAAAGCctattaagtgtttaaaaaagtatatgaTAATATGAAGgtgattaaaaattaataaatggtcAACAGAACATGAAATACACAATTTCTCttataaattcatgtttttatttacagtaaaatcttTATTGATTAAAACAGGTTTATCAACGTTATATGTGAGCTACCCAGATACATGCTCTCTGTGTTAAAGTGGCACAAATGTCACTTAATTTGAGATTCACACTTTGCCTTCACATcagtttcatgttttaaatagaATCAATAAACTACTAACATGGACAGGAAATGACACAGGAAAAACATTCAGCATTAGTATATGTTGCTACACAAGTACCATTAGGCTGATCGTCCATGTTAATCATATTTCATCACCACAGACTGAACTTCGAAcctgtttttcattttggttcgTTCTGAGCaaacattgtaattttatttgtgtatgtaacATTTGTTAAATGGTCTGCAGCATTGAAGCTCTCAACACAGCAGACACAAACAGTGTGCCTTCAGCTAACAGATGCTACCTTTAGCTGCATGTAacattcaaaaattattattttttgcactaaAGAGTTGGACATCGCATGGGGTCAAACCTTGGAGCAGTTTCATGTTGTTGTTCTAATATAGGTGTTAAAAATAGAATCAAAGAGCAGCTTCAGTGAAGTGAAATGACGTGCAAATGTATGACCGTGCAACAAAACAGCTGTATTTAGTATTTGACACTAGGAATAGAATCCTTGTCCCACTCCCTTCTCTCTTCAGTCATTTCCAGCCCTCTCTTCACTGTATCTCAGTGGTAAGAAATCAAAAgctcagaaataaaataagagaagACTGAGttggtcaaaaaataaataacagaaaaatggGCGGTCTTTACACTTTCCAGTAAGAGATGACAGAAGTATGTGAGCTTTCAGCACCTCATGCCAAACCtgaatgaaaactgaaagcaGAGAACAGTCAATGTAAAGAGATTAATGATTAGCATTAGCACAAATTAATATTGCTGGtctttaaaagaacagaaatgtCTGATGCTATTTATGACGATGTGATAAGAACTGAGTCTGAGAGAGCGGAGATGACGGTGGTTACCTATGAGAGTGCAGATTGTGTGAGAGATCATGACTTCaggacagagacaaacacacaccaaccacTACAGCATACAGGTAATCATAGtcatttctttgataaaaaatgtTGCGGTTTGCACATGTTCAGTCATTTAACATCATGTCTGTGGTGAACAGGAAGTGATTCTGTGAAGATCAGAAGCTCCAGAGTGGCTGTGGTGTGTTTGGTTctgctgtgtgttcttctgctgactgcagtcatagtgctgtGTGTCCACATCTatacaaacaacacaaactaCACACAAGAGAGAGATCAGCTACTAACCAAGATCAACAACCTCACAGACGAGAGAGACCAGCTATTAAATAACAACAGCAATCATATACAattcaacaaacatttaaatcatgGGGAAAATGAACTGTTGAAGTGTTTTAATGGAATGGGTAATCATGAGATACACTAAAcaaacattcatatatttaacATTCGAACTACACTATACAAACACTTAATATTTGAAggataaactatatattaaattggtacaacagtaaaaaaaaaaataggtattaggtatttttttttttttttttttttttttttttacattttgagataATAGGGATACACAGCTAATACTCAAACTGTTTGTGTTTACAGATGAATGGTTTTactataaatttagtttttacaaCATTTCCTCTGACACGAAGAACTGGACTGAGAGCAGAAAATATTGTacagagagaggagcagatctgatcatcataaacaacaaagaggAACAAGTgagtgagagatgtgtgtgtgtgtgtgtgtgtgtgtgtgtgtgtgtgtgtgtctgtgtctgtgtctgtgtgtctgtgtatggtGGTGGGtttttttggtttcttctttttttatataagaagAGATCACTTTAAATGTGTCAATTTTATGATGCAAATGTTCTTCAGAATTTTGTTGAGAAAATGCTGTATGGCAAGACAGGATTCTGGATTGGTTTGACTGACACTGATGTGGAGGGCAGCtggaaatgggttgatggcagCAACATGACCTCTGGGTGAGaaatcactgaactgaactgattattatataataaatgattctcACAGACAGTATcatatcacacagaaagcagcacTGAACATCTAATGCTGATCTGTACTTTCAGGTTCTGGGAGTCTGGACAGCCCAATGGACAAACAAGAGAGAACTGTGCTGTGCTTTATTCATTAGGGTTTCATGACTATCCATGTAACAGCAATTTTAAAGGGATCTGTGAGAAGAACATTTTGTAAAGAACATGTAATGCTTAATCACTTAAAGACCGGGATCATTTTGTCATTTGGCATTTTTGacaagttatttattatattgtaattaattttaactaTTAAAGCTTTGAAGTGTTTAACATACACATCTGTAGTATTTGTCATCTTACTCTCAGTCATGTAACTGTCATTAATAAGGTAGAAGTGTTTCTAATGTCAAATATGCACGCACATTGAGGATTCTTtcttataaatagtaaaaaattggCTGTCATATaattaatcatataattattaagATTTCATCAATAAATTTTGGACTTACACTGCAtgacttttgcccagatttttgccCTACATTTGCAGTCTTCAGGAGTCAATGAtagttgctgaaagtcagagcAAGTCTACAGATTCTGGGCAACCAGAGGTGATTTCGAAGAGATTTGCGTAGTGTGGCTATAATGGCACAGACACGACTTTTTTGGCTTTAGATTTTGATCTCATCCAGTCAGAGAATATCaaacatatatcaaatataaacagATATTTTGAGGTGAATATAGAACACATATTGCAATGAggtgcatgtttctgtgtgagtttacCACGTACTGAATGAActgaaagttgttgttttttccataaccatttacaaagttggCAAGTATATgatatgatgcctagtgttttaaattCTGTTCAAATTTGAAAGAGTCTTGTAGtgtataaaagcaaaaaaaaaaaaaaaaaaaaaaaaaaaaaaaaaaaaaccctcctttAGCCAAAATAGCCTAGCTAGCAGAGTTTGAACTCCCTATTAATACATTTCATGGATGTAATATTTCAGCGACCCAGATATATGGCCATTCTAAAGTTTTAACCGGTTAAATTCCAAATTTttccagacatgaaaatatccagagGACGTGTTattagtaaccctttgaaatatgcaatattttttttttttttttttttttttggaaaagtgtgtgaaaaattatgtgttatggtcagtcacaattgtgaccggtgggataatgtGTGTACTGAATTACCATATTTCTGCATtcgtaaaaattgtaatatatttcagcccagctattttaaactctgtttcatcacattctagggttactGTTATCATAAAAACCCTTGTATATCACTGATAGGAATActaagataaaatacaaaaaaatacaaccatcaacgtatttcaaaattgttacttttttgtaaCATGAAATTACAACCATCAACATATTTCCAAACTGTATTGTAACATATGTCATAAAgttatttgtaacattagaacttttaatttagtgcaacaTTTTGTCGTTGCAAAATTTTAGTGCAGTTTTCAAACAACTGCAATTGAATTTATATGTATTCTGTGACAGCActcaacaaaatgtaataattgtgaattcatatattaatactagactcCTTAAAGATAATGTGAACCATAAATCTTTGTCACATCTTTATGTTAACATACTTTACTAGCCTTTTGTTTTGGAGCGTTGATGCAgtcatcatcttctcaaggtgcaaacaggaaataaactggtcatgtgacaatttgcactaacCATGTGGAACTTACATATTTcattgagaccctttattttttccatatttgcaggaaatgcattaaaacatcagtcagtaaggtttttagagctttataaacgAAAACCTTTTTACAGTCACAATTATGACCGgtgggattaaatgggttaaaGAGGCATGGATGCCGCTcactccgctcactcaaggccatggtgtgtgacgctgtttcattgagaaagcgaaaatactttgtttggccttccaaaagagcacacaactagaaatcatgtttatattacgtttataatagggtttaatgtttatgtctcgtcgctccggctggacagcgtatcacaatatgttaacggacgtaacatttctgtcacacgcttgagccattcggccaatcacaacgcactgaatagctggccaatcacagcacacctcgcttttcagagagatgagccttgtaaaaatcgatgcgttacagaaggcggggcatagaggagaaacagtaatgtactgtacagtatgtggaaaataatgtgttttttggaccGCTTAAACCGCAtagacacatttcattacaccaaatacacaaaataatgttctttttagcagcatcatatgacccctttaatttaaaaCCTTGATGGTGATAAATTCTCCCCACATACACAAACTATATAGTCATAAAGTGGGGAAAAAGTTTGTGCCATAGAAAAATGGTGCTTGAGAGATGGATGTCATTTTTTTGAGATTCACACTTTGACTTCAAATCagtttcatttgttattttagtttgtattcaaaataaaatccTCCAAAATGGAAAGGAAACTACGCCAGAAAAACATTCAACACTCAACTAAACTTAAACTTTTCTTGTACTTTCTTGTTTAGACTTTAATCTTTGATCTCAAATcagttctgttttattgtttcatttttactgGAGATGAAAGTAGACAGGAGAAGAACAACTAAAATAGCACAGAAAAGTAATATCATTCAACATTAGCACAACTAATGTAAGACTGTAATTGAGCAGAAATGGCTGATGATATTACTGATGTGTTCAGGAGGgaataaagagagag is a genomic window of Cyprinus carpio isolate SPL01 chromosome B10, ASM1834038v1, whole genome shotgun sequence containing:
- the LOC122138695 gene encoding C-type lectin domain family 4 member M-like; the protein is MDKQLILKLFEFTDGWFYYKFSFYHISSEMKNWTESRKYCTERGANLIIINNREEQNFVEKMLYGKTGFWIGLTDTDVEGSWKWVDGSNMTSGFWESGQPNGQTRENCAVLYSLGFHDYPCNSNFKGICEKNIL